Proteins encoded together in one Qingshengfaniella alkalisoli window:
- the purD gene encoding phosphoribosylamine--glycine ligase: MNILILGSGGREHSLAWAVMQNPKCDRLIVAPGNAGIAQIADCAALDIENGQAVAQFAADNSIDFVIIGPEAPLAAGVADDLRAAGILCFGPSKDAARLEASKAFTKEICDASGAPTAAYARFTDAAHAKDYIRAQGAPIVVKADGLAAGKGVIVAMDEATALDAIDDIFGGAFGDAGAEVVIEEFMTGEEASFFILCDGESALSIGTAQDHKRVGEGDTGPNTGGMGAYSPAPILSDKVAQKAMDEIIRPTLKEMAKRGSPYHGVLYAGLMIEGGQPRLVEYNCRFGDPECQVLMIRLGAQILDLLQACAEGRLDEAQVNWADDHAMTVVMASVGYPGSYEKGTVIKGLGSLTEDSQQVVFHAGTGEMDRQIVATGGRVLNATARGATLQDARDAAYAQLKTIDWPEGFYRRDIGWRALKD; the protein is encoded by the coding sequence ATGAACATTTTGATCCTCGGAAGCGGCGGGCGCGAGCACAGTCTCGCCTGGGCGGTCATGCAGAATCCCAAATGCGACCGTCTGATCGTCGCGCCCGGCAATGCGGGGATCGCGCAGATTGCCGATTGCGCCGCGCTGGATATCGAGAACGGACAGGCCGTTGCGCAGTTCGCAGCCGATAATTCAATCGACTTCGTGATCATTGGGCCTGAAGCCCCGTTGGCGGCAGGTGTGGCGGATGATCTGCGAGCAGCCGGCATCTTGTGTTTCGGCCCTTCGAAAGATGCCGCGCGCCTGGAGGCCTCCAAAGCCTTTACCAAGGAAATCTGCGACGCGTCAGGCGCCCCGACCGCAGCCTATGCACGTTTCACTGATGCCGCCCACGCGAAGGACTACATCCGCGCCCAAGGTGCACCCATCGTCGTCAAGGCGGACGGGTTGGCCGCGGGCAAAGGCGTTATTGTCGCGATGGACGAGGCCACCGCGCTCGACGCCATCGACGACATCTTCGGCGGAGCATTCGGCGACGCAGGGGCGGAGGTCGTCATCGAGGAATTCATGACCGGCGAAGAAGCAAGCTTTTTCATCCTGTGCGACGGTGAAAGCGCCCTTTCCATCGGAACGGCACAAGATCACAAACGCGTCGGCGAAGGTGACACGGGACCGAACACGGGCGGCATGGGGGCCTATTCCCCTGCCCCGATCCTGTCGGATAAGGTCGCACAAAAGGCTATGGACGAGATCATCCGGCCAACCTTGAAAGAAATGGCCAAGCGCGGCAGCCCGTATCACGGCGTGCTTTATGCCGGGCTGATGATCGAGGGCGGCCAACCGAGACTCGTGGAATACAATTGCCGCTTCGGCGATCCGGAGTGCCAGGTGTTGATGATCCGCCTCGGCGCACAGATACTGGATCTGCTGCAGGCCTGCGCCGAGGGGCGTTTGGATGAGGCACAGGTCAATTGGGCCGATGATCACGCCATGACGGTCGTGATGGCATCGGTGGGGTATCCCGGAAGCTATGAAAAAGGCACCGTGATCAAGGGGCTGGGCAGTTTGACCGAAGACAGCCAACAAGTCGTGTTTCACGCCGGTACGGGTGAAATGGACAGGCAGATCGTGGCGACGGGCGGGCGCGTTCTGAATGCGACCGCGCGCGGGGCGACCTTGCAGGATGCGCGCGATGCGGCCTATGCTCAACTCAAGACGATTGACTGGCCCGAAGGCTTCTATCGACGCGACATCGGCTGGCGCGCCTTGAAAGACTAA
- the xseA gene encoding exodeoxyribonuclease VII large subunit encodes MNDLIDDGPLSDENGQGSNAPEFTVSELSGAVKRSIESGFSHVRVRGEIGRVSRPRSGHVYLDLKDDRAVLAGVIWKGVASRLPTQPEEGLEVIATGRLTTFPGQSKYQIVIESIAPAGVGALMAMLEKRKKALEAEGLFASERKKPLPYLPQIIGVVTSPSGAVIRDILHRLRDRFPRKVLIWPVAVQGEKCAPEVTRAIEGFNRLTPGGALPRPDLLIVARGGGSIEDLWGFNEESVARAVAASEIPVISAVGHETDTTLVDFVSDRRAPTPTAAAELAVPVRAELLAWTEQQGSRLTSALVRGVTTRGQRLRDLSRALPRAEDLTRQSEQRLDQWADRLPRALVALVERRRRHLAEVSGAVRPAALSSRTRDARQRLDNLSARLGPALALGLRGRQREFAKEAARLGPRATQRLVAEGRRRLPQLSTQMVGAIRVDLNRQAQRLTAADRLLEGLSYHGTLKRGYAVIRAGDQVVTNHASAAKQPVLDIEFSDGRLEVATAAGSTRPTRSSAPKSQPSLFDE; translated from the coding sequence ATGAATGATCTGATCGATGATGGCCCCCTATCCGACGAGAACGGGCAGGGGTCCAACGCACCGGAATTCACGGTCTCGGAACTGTCAGGTGCCGTAAAGCGCAGCATCGAATCAGGTTTTTCGCATGTGCGCGTGCGGGGCGAAATCGGGCGCGTATCGCGCCCGCGTTCCGGCCATGTCTATCTGGACTTGAAAGATGATCGCGCGGTGCTCGCCGGAGTGATCTGGAAGGGTGTCGCGAGTCGGCTGCCGACCCAACCCGAAGAGGGGCTGGAGGTCATCGCCACTGGACGCCTGACGACCTTCCCCGGCCAGTCCAAATATCAGATCGTGATTGAAAGCATCGCGCCGGCGGGCGTAGGAGCCCTGATGGCGATGCTGGAAAAGCGCAAGAAGGCGCTGGAGGCCGAAGGTCTGTTCGCATCTGAACGCAAGAAGCCTCTGCCTTACCTGCCGCAGATCATTGGCGTTGTGACCTCGCCTTCCGGTGCCGTGATCAGGGACATTCTGCATCGTCTGCGCGATCGCTTCCCACGCAAGGTATTGATCTGGCCGGTTGCGGTGCAGGGCGAGAAATGCGCACCAGAGGTGACCCGTGCCATTGAAGGCTTCAACCGGCTTACGCCGGGCGGAGCGCTGCCTCGGCCCGATCTGCTGATCGTGGCGCGAGGGGGGGGCTCTATCGAGGATCTCTGGGGCTTCAACGAGGAATCTGTGGCGCGAGCGGTGGCTGCGTCGGAAATTCCGGTGATTTCCGCTGTCGGCCATGAAACGGACACCACGCTTGTCGATTTCGTATCAGACCGGCGCGCGCCGACGCCGACGGCAGCGGCGGAACTGGCGGTGCCTGTCCGGGCGGAGCTTCTGGCGTGGACTGAACAGCAGGGATCTCGCCTGACGAGTGCGCTCGTGCGCGGTGTTACGACCCGTGGCCAGCGACTGCGTGATCTGTCTCGGGCCTTGCCACGCGCCGAAGATTTGACGCGCCAGTCAGAGCAGCGGCTCGACCAATGGGCAGATCGCCTGCCGCGCGCCTTGGTGGCGCTGGTCGAGCGGCGCAGGCGTCATTTGGCGGAGGTCTCGGGCGCCGTGCGTCCAGCTGCGTTGTCGTCCCGCACTCGCGATGCGCGTCAACGGCTGGATAACCTGTCAGCGCGTCTTGGACCCGCGCTTGCCTTGGGTTTAAGAGGTAGGCAACGGGAGTTCGCAAAGGAAGCGGCCCGGCTTGGGCCGCGAGCAACCCAGCGATTGGTCGCCGAAGGGCGTCGCAGGTTACCACAGTTGTCGACGCAGATGGTTGGCGCGATTCGCGTTGATCTGAACCGGCAGGCACAACGTCTGACCGCAGCTGATCGGCTGCTGGAGGGGCTCAGCTATCACGGCACACTAAAACGCGGTTATGCCGTGATACGCGCGGGCGATCAGGTTGTAACGAACCATGCGAGCGCCGCAAAGCAACCGGTGCTGGATATCGAATTCAGCGATGGCAGGCTTGAAGTTGCCACTGCGGCGGGGAGCACGAGGCCCACTCGTAGCTCCGCACCGAAAAGCCAACCCTCGCTTTTTGATGAGTAA
- a CDS encoding NAD(P)H-dependent oxidoreductase subunit E produces the protein MTNVAQDKPWKSGRGKGRGTPKGRQLDDTAWAEVRVLLGGRPRQRALLIEFLHLIQDRYGHLSAAHLRALAEEMRLSMVEVYEVASFYAHFDVVKEGETPPPPLTIRVCESLSCELAGSGALFDKLTAETDPRRVRVVKAPCMGGCDKAPAALVGRMAVGNATVGELVRAAGNACRSPVLPPYETLDDYLADGGYQMLRRLRAAGSPDEVEQALLAAGLRGLGGAGFPSGKKWSFVRAEQGPRLMAVNGDEGEPGTFKDRYHLERVPHYCLEGMLIAAWAVEAERVYFYIRDEYPAVLEILRREIAALEQVGLIDPGYVELRRGAGAYICGEESAMLESIEGKRGIPRHRPPYVAQVGLFGRPTLVHNVETLHWIARICREGADVFAGVEQNGRKGLRSYSVSGRVAKPGVYLLPAGSTIRDVIDAAGGMTVGHRFKAYQPGGPSSGILPASLDHVPLDFDTLNEHGVFIGSAAVVVLSDRDNVKAAAQNMLRFFEHESCGQCTPCRSGCEKAVQLMAAEHWDQPLLGELAQVMADASICGLGQAAPNPFLTAMKYFPDEVRPATLPSSRTER, from the coding sequence ATGACCAACGTCGCCCAGGACAAGCCGTGGAAGTCAGGCAGAGGCAAAGGCCGAGGCACGCCCAAGGGGCGGCAGCTTGATGATACGGCCTGGGCCGAGGTCAGGGTGCTGCTGGGGGGTCGCCCGCGTCAGCGCGCCCTCCTGATCGAATTCCTGCATCTTATTCAAGACCGGTATGGTCATCTCTCTGCCGCGCATCTTCGTGCCTTGGCGGAAGAGATGCGCCTGTCGATGGTCGAAGTCTATGAAGTCGCCAGTTTCTACGCGCATTTCGACGTAGTGAAGGAAGGGGAGACCCCACCGCCGCCGCTGACCATCCGAGTCTGCGAGTCTTTAAGCTGTGAACTGGCTGGCTCTGGGGCGTTGTTTGACAAGCTCACCGCCGAGACCGACCCGCGACGGGTCCGGGTCGTGAAAGCGCCCTGCATGGGCGGATGTGACAAGGCGCCCGCCGCACTAGTGGGACGCATGGCCGTTGGCAATGCGACGGTGGGGGAGCTTGTCAGGGCCGCCGGAAATGCTTGCCGGTCCCCGGTCTTGCCACCCTATGAAACGCTTGACGATTATCTGGCAGATGGCGGCTATCAGATGTTGCGCAGGTTGCGCGCCGCCGGGTCACCTGACGAGGTCGAACAAGCGCTGCTGGCCGCTGGTCTGCGTGGGCTTGGCGGGGCAGGATTTCCGTCCGGCAAGAAATGGTCATTCGTGCGCGCGGAACAAGGTCCACGGTTGATGGCCGTCAACGGCGATGAAGGAGAGCCTGGCACCTTCAAGGACCGCTACCATCTGGAACGTGTGCCTCATTACTGCCTGGAGGGAATGCTGATTGCCGCCTGGGCGGTCGAGGCCGAGCGGGTTTATTTCTACATACGCGATGAATATCCGGCGGTGCTGGAGATTCTGCGTCGTGAAATCGCTGCGCTGGAGCAGGTGGGATTAATTGATCCGGGCTATGTCGAGCTTCGTCGCGGGGCGGGTGCGTATATCTGTGGGGAAGAAAGCGCGATGCTCGAGTCGATCGAAGGCAAGCGTGGTATCCCACGCCATCGTCCGCCCTATGTCGCACAGGTTGGCCTGTTCGGGCGGCCGACGCTGGTCCACAACGTCGAAACGCTGCATTGGATTGCGCGCATCTGCCGCGAGGGGGCTGACGTGTTTGCTGGCGTCGAGCAGAACGGGCGCAAGGGCTTGCGTAGCTACTCCGTCTCCGGGCGCGTGGCGAAGCCGGGTGTCTACCTGCTGCCTGCAGGGTCTACTATCCGGGATGTGATCGATGCCGCTGGTGGTATGACCGTGGGACACCGCTTCAAGGCCTATCAACCGGGTGGGCCGTCTTCGGGCATTTTGCCGGCATCGCTGGATCATGTGCCGTTGGATTTCGATACGCTCAATGAACATGGTGTATTTATCGGTTCAGCTGCCGTCGTCGTTCTGTCGGACCGTGACAACGTAAAAGCGGCTGCCCAGAATATGCTGCGTTTCTTCGAACATGAAAGCTGCGGTCAATGTACGCCGTGCCGGTCGGGATGTGAAAAAGCTGTGCAACTGATGGCGGCCGAACATTGGGACCAGCCGCTCCTGGGCGAGTTGGCGCAGGTTATGGCGGATGCATCGATTTGTGGGTTGGGGCAGGCAGCACCGAACCCCTTCTTGACGGCTATGAAGTATTTCCCCGACGAGGTTCGACCTGCCACTCTTCCATCTTCGCGGACGGAGCGATAG